In the Ranitomeya imitator isolate aRanImi1 chromosome 2, aRanImi1.pri, whole genome shotgun sequence genome, CACAATAGCTGCACCATGCCACAGCGAGAGCAAAGGAATCTATACAATGTCAGCACCAAAATGTGCATAATCACAGTGGCATGGTAAAATAAACATGGGAACATAATAAAGAAAACACAAGGAAATAGAAATGTGATACAAGTCCTACAGTCTCCCCTGTGTACAAATAATTCGGCTAAACTCGTCCATGGACCCACGCGTATCAACACCTGAAGTGTCTATGCACACTTTGGTGCTGACAGCATCTATATATGGTAAATGGGGCATATTCCTCTGGTTGATAAGTGTTACACATTGATGCCCTTTATTCCAGGGATATTGCTTGATACGCGGACTGTTATTTATTAGGCTAACGGGTTCTCGAGTATTATACTCCTTATTTTGGATCTTGATTTTTTCAGTCCATGTTGTGgactattttaattgtttttaaattgtaTGTGTTCTCTAAtaaagaattgtttattttttagtGATCCCTGTTTTGTGTGCATACACTTTCCTTGCTTGTTGCTATGTTTACTATTGATATGCATTAGGTGATCCCAATTTATTTTGAGGTGGTGCCTGCTCATACATATTTACtttattttcgcctacataacattgattggtttctttttattcgatatttgggaggcagaatgaacaaacagttgaacaccacacactactggttcatccaacaaggttttctattagactgtgaacagtcattgtcttggtaaataattagTTTTTTTTACATAACGTTCCATTTTTAtgaacagtttaagtagaaatgttcaataaTATAAAACTCAaacaatttttttaacaaaatatccttatcttagcagatgactgtacaaggagatcagagggacagttgacatcttcaatttttaaatctgatgatcttgagatcctacaagatacaactgaagtgattgctgttactccagatataccatcatgcattcacagcaaagatctatcatatgatcctatgaaacaggtcccatcttctgattcattaccgactactaaagaaaatcaaagtcacaaaagaggcattaaaaaacaaactgctcctaaagcaaaaaagtcattttcatgttcagaatgtgggaaatgttttaagcatAAATGTCATCTTGTTattcaccaaagaacccacacaggggagaagcctttttcctgttcagaatgtgggaaatattttaatcaGAAATCGGTTCTTGATATCCACCAGAGAGCTcaaacaggggagaagcctttttcctgttcagaatgtgggaaatgttttaatcagaaatcagttcttgatatccaccagagaaataacacaggggagaagcctttttcctgttcagaatgtgggaaatgttttaatcataaATCAGCTCTTGATATCCACCAGAGCACTCACACAGGGGAgacacctttttcctgttcagaatgtgggaaatgttttatatggAAATCgtgtcttgatagccaccagagggctcacacaggggagaagcctttttcctgttcagaatgtgggaaatgttttatatggAAAACGTCTCTTGATATCCACCAGAGGGCTCACACAGGGGAGAActtgagaagcctttttcatgttcagaatgtgggaaatgttttaatcagaaatcggcTCTTAATATCCACCTgggagctcacacaggggagaagcctttctcctgttcagaatgtgggaaatgttttaaccggaaagcgaatcttgatagccaccagagaacccacacaggggagaagcctttttcatgttcagaatgtgggaaatgttttacacagaaatcggTTCTTAATATccaccagagagctcacacaggggagaagcctttctcctgttcagaatgtgggaaatgttttaacgggaaagcgaatcttgatagccaccagagaacccacacaggggagaagctttttcatgttcagaatgtgggaaatgttttaattggaAATCGGCTCTTAATATCCACCTGAGAGcttacacaggggagaagcctttctcctgttcagaatgtggaaaatgttttagccggaaagcgaatcttgatagccaccagagaactcacacaggacagaagcctttttcattttcttaatgtgggaaatattttatttggaaatcaactgttaataaacatcacaGATGTCACATAGGGAAGATGCCTTTTTTATATTCAGAATGTTGATATTGTTTTAACCAAAATTGGATCTTATAAACGAGATACCAATTCACCGCGCTATGCTGAGAtaatagagagagaaaaaaaatactcaCTCTGTGATTGTGTTAATATGGAGCATATATCAGGAAACTCATAAGAATTAAATCTTTCTGGTGGTCACTACCAATAAAAAATAGTATAGATCATATATGGAAATGGATAGAGTTACCAGTATTGCTGCTGGCTAAAAAATGTTCAGTACTTACTACTTGGTGCGAATGTCCATGAGAGACTTCTTGAACCTGGTACTGGGTTCTAGCGTCAAGGGGTTCTGCTAGTAGTGTGCTTTAATTGTGCATATTTAGTACTTCAGGGAATAACAATATGTTATATGATTAATGGCACCAttaattaaagcaggatggcaccattgaagctctaaaaaactatagggagaaaaatactttatctaaaaaactaattaaagctgccaaaaaggaaacagagaagcacattgctaaggagagtaaaactaatcccaaactgttcttcaactatatcaatagtaaaagaataaaaactgaaaatgtaggccccttaaaaaatagtgaggaaagaatggttgtagatgacgaggaaaaagctaatatattaaacaccttcttctccacggtattcacggtggaaaatgaaatgctaggtgaaatcccaagaaacaatgaaaaccctatattaagggtcaccaatctaacccaagaagaggtgcgaaaccggctaaataagattaaaatagataaatctccgggtccggatggcatacacccacgagtactaagagaactaagtaatgtaatagataaaccattatttcttatttttagtgactctatagcgacagggtctgttccgcaggactggcgcatagcaaatgtggtgccaatattcaaaaagggctctaaaagtgaacctggaaattataggccagtaagtctaacctctattgttggtaaaatatttgaagggtttctgagggatgttattctggattatctcaatgagaataactgtttaactccatatcagcatgggtttatgagaaatcgctcctgtcaaaccaatctaatcagtttttatgaagaggtaagctatagactggaccacggtgagtcattggacgtggtatatctcgatttttccaaagcgtttgataccgtgccgcacaagaggttggtacacaaaatgagaatgcttggtctgggggaaaatgtgtgtaaatgggttagtaactggcttagtgatagaaagcagagggtggttataaatggtatagtctctaactgggtcgctgtgaccagtggggtaccgcaggggtcagtattgggacctgttctcttcaacatattcattaatgatctggtagaaggtttacacagtaaaatattgatatttgcagatgatacaaaactatgtaaagcagttaatacaagagaagatagtattctgctacagatggatctggataagttggaaacttgggctgaaaggtggcagatgaggtttaacaatgataaatgtaaggttatacacatgggaagagggaatcaatatcaccattacacactgaacgggaaaccactgggtaaatctgacagggagaaggacttggggatcctagttaatgataaacttacctggagcagccagtgccaggcagcagctgccaaggcaaacaggattatggggtgcattaaaagaggtctggatacacatgatgagagcattatactgcctctgtacaaatccctagttagaccgcacatggagtactgtgtccagttttgggcaccggtgctcaggaaggatataatggaactagagagagtacaaaggagggcaacaaaattaataaaggggatgggagaactacaatacccagatagattagcgaaattaggattatttagtctagaaaaaagacgactgaggggcgatctaataaccatgtataagtatataaggggacaatacaaatatctcgctgaggatctgtttataccaaggaaggtgacgggcacaagggggcattctttgcgtctggaggagagaaggtttttccaccaacatagaagaggattctttactgttagggcagtgagaatctggaattgcttgcctgaggaggtggtgatggcgaactcagtcgaggggttcaagagaggcctggatgtcttcctggagcagaacaatattgtatcatacaattattaggttctgcagaaggacgtagatctgggtatttattatgatggaatataggctgaactggatggacaaatgtcttttttcggccttactaactatgttactatgttactatgttactatgtaatggatGTGTTCCCTATACCTAAATACGAGCCTCTGAGTATTTGAGACTTACTGCGATATAGGCAGAGGCAGCAATTGACACTTGAAGGTGAAGGCAGTCCAACCAGTGAGATACTGATAGAAAGCACTAGGTAAATGAGAGCGTTAATTAGAGGAAATTGCTCGTGCAACTGAGTGCTTGAATAACCTGTGCTTATATGTGTAAGATTAGTATGAGCCCATAAGACCTTACTGCGATATAAGATACGGGCAGAGGCAGCGTGTAATAATTGTAGGTGATGACAGCCCAACTAGTGGAAACACTGATAGCAAGCACTAAATAAATTATATAGGATAGCGGAGATTAGAGAAATACTCGCATAGAGTTAAATGCGTAGGATTGAGTCTATCGCGCACCCGTCCTGCTTCTACGTGACGTCACAGAAGTTTTTTTCCACGTCGCAACCCTTAGCGCTGCTTGCGGCCGGAGCACGCAAGGAGTCGGTGTGTCCTCAGGCCACACTGTCACTGCTAACAAGCACCACCACGCTTAGCAGCAGCACCCAGCCGCCACCCGCAAGGAATTAGGCTCTACAAGTAAGCGCATTATAAttgcaactagatggtggcccgattctaacgcatcaggtattctagaatatgcatgtccacgtagtatattgcccagcccaggtagtatattgctcagccacgtagtatattgcatagcccatgtagtatattgcccagcccaggtagtatattgcccagccatgtagtatattgcccagtgacgtagtatattgcccagccacgtagtatattgcccagccacgtagtatattgcccagccatgtagtatattgcccagtcacgtagtatattacccagtcacgtagtatattgcccagtcacgtagtatattgcccagtcacatagtatattgcccagtcaggtagtatattgcccaatcacgtagtatattgcccagccacgtagtatattgcccagccacgtagtatattgcccagccatgtagtatattgcccagtcacgtagtatattgcccagtcacgtagtatattgcctagccacatagtatattgcccagccacatagtatattgcccagtcaggtagtatattgcccagtgacgtagtatactgcacagagccatgtagtatattgcccagtcaggtagtatattgcccagtgacgtagtatattagccagccacgtagtatattgcccagccacgtagtatattgcccagtaacgtagtatattgcccagtaacgcagtatacagcacagagccacgtagtatattgcccagtcacgtagtatattgcccagtgatgtagtatattgcccggccacgtagtatattgcccagttatgtagtatattgcacagcgacatagtatacagcacagagccacgtagtatattgcccagccacgtagtatattgcccagccacgtatgtcacaggttaaaaaataaacatatactcaccttccgagggccccttgtagttcggtcacatgaccgtgacgtcatggcagatccttctcacgcaggcgcgcagggcctgtgatgacgtcgcggtcacatgaccgtgacgtcatggcaggtccttctcctataccatccttggcaccggaacctgccggaggtcaccggagtgtcgcgaaaggtgagtatataatgatttgttattttttttaaattatttttaacattagatgtttttactattgacgatgcataggcagcaccaatagtaaaaacttggtcacacagggttaatagcagcggtaacggagtgagttacccaaggCATAATgccgtccgttaccgctggcattaaccctgtgtgagtagtgactgtggggagtatggagtgggcgctgactgcaggggagtagggagggactaatcggactgtggccgccgctgattggtcgtggcagccatgacaggcagctggtgagaccaatcagcgacttggagtccatgacagacagaggccgggaccaatgaatatctgtgacagacagaaagacggaagtgacccttagacaattactgtATATAGTAGATTCTATCTCTAGCATTTAACTCTATGCGAGTATTTCACTACTAGCAGAACCCCTTGACGCTAGAACCCAGTACCAGGTTCAAGAAGTCTCTCATGGACATTCGCACCAAGTAGTAAGTACTGAACAGTTTTTAGCCAGCAGTACTACTGGTAATTCTATCCATTTCCATATATGATCTATACTATTTTTTATTGGCAGTGACCACCAAAAGGATTTCATTCTTATGAGTTTCCTGATATATGCTCCATATTAACACAATCACAGtgagtattttttttctctctctattaTCTCAGCATTGCGCGGTGAATTGGTTTCTCGTttattagccccaaattttttacagGAACTGACACAGAGCCTGTCACTTTCACCAGCTGCATCTGAGACTTATCAACAATCTATTTCTGAGTGGTAAGCGCCAGTGTGCACTTCTTTATTCCAAAATTGGATCTTCTTAAAAGGCTTGTCTCTAgttttgagcgataccgtctgatatttcaaagtatcagtatcggatggtatcggccgatatccgaaaaatatcggatatcgccgataccgatatccgataccaatacaagtcaatgggacacaaatatcggaaggtatcctctatggttcccagggtctgaaggagaggaaactctccttcaggccctgggatccatattcatgtgtaaaataaagaataaaaataaaaattattgatatacttaccctcggatgcgccctggttgtcaccgctgcaaccgccatgattcccttcctaagaatgagcgcgttaaggacgttcgatgacgtcgcggcttgtgattggtcgcgtgagcggtcacatgatgctcacgcgaccaatcacaagccgcgatgtcatcgaaggtcgttaacgcgctcattcttagtaacggaagcatggcggttgcagtggtgacaaccagggcgcgtccgagggtaagtatatcaatattttttatttttattctttattttacacatgagtcttaatcccgataccgattcccgatatcacaaaaatatcggaactcggtatcggaattccgataccgcaaatatcggccgatacccgatacttgcggtatcggaatgctcaacactagttgtctcttgtcattcctcatgtttgctgacaaaaggataaagctaaactttattaattccaaatgtaaaactaaacccataattcaccccctgaaggttagtcagaaggtgactaatagaaaacacATATACCCCACATCTTAGTATacagggtgaggtgacgtataaacactaaggctggtgtcacactagcgattttaaaatccgtccgattttgatgcaggagagtcagaCGAGTGTAATGCGTTTTTCTCTAGtccccttccacgacagcataggatgTTGTTTCCACgctctaatgggggacaggaagcacagagAGGTTAAAAGACCCTCCCTCCATCCACTTGCCAGTGTCTgtactgtcccctatggggcacggAGAGGGTCTGGTATGCTGCGTGGCTGGCGACTGCAGTTACCTGGTATTTGTATTGCTGGGCAGTGGTAGTCGGGGCTCTGCTTCCCTCCTCCGTTCTGCTCCTGTCTCCCCTCGTGTGGATTCTGGGACCCTCCCCTGGCCCTCCTGTGCCCCCATGAGGGTGAAACGGGACAGGGACCCCCATTACAGAGACCTCCCTGAGCTCTCTGGTCTTCCTCTTGCACGCGCGCGCTGTTCTGTGACCCGGAAGTGATGTCATCAAAGGGCGCGTGTCACTTCTGGGTCTTTcgttccaccgctggaacgcatGTACTTCCAGGTTTCGGCCCTCTTCGGCCTCTGGACCTCCGAACGGCATACAGAGTACGTGAAAGTCAGCGGACGCCTGCTCTGGACCCAGGGAGGAAGAGGGAGAATGATTGTGGCACAGTGGGCAGGGTTTATTCTTATGTAAACCTGCCAGAAGACACTCAGGTAAGGCTAATCCCCTACACTATGGAGGGTGCTTCCGCCTCTGGCACTGCTTCTGCAGAACTCAGCGCTGCCCCAGTAAGTACTGgaaatgggggggggcggtcctaaTCCGGTTCCTGTTTGCTTGTATTACTCTCCCCTCTCTTCCATAGGAAGACAGATCTACCCACAAAAACCCGACAAGGAAAATTCGTAAGTGTGCCCTCTGCTCTAATTAACTTCCATCCTGATGGGAAAAGAAGTTATGTCAGGAGTGTACGGACAGGGTGGTTAGGGCCGAACATCCCTCGCTCCTAGAAGAAATCTGT is a window encoding:
- the LOC138662807 gene encoding zinc finger protein 391-like, producing the protein MEVPQPLTSPDLSSKRTTPERCPRPLLPQDCNQEDPNDPQDHQGEDLTHINTTETYVRGDERCEEEIPTYDYPADDCTRRSEGQLTSSIFKSDDLEILQDTTEVIAVTPDIPSCIHSKDLSYDPMKQVPSSDSLPTTKENQSHKRGIKKQTAPKAKKSFSCSECGKCFKHKCHLVIHQRTHTGEKPFSCSECGKYFNQKSVLDIHQRAQTGEKPFSCSECGKCFNQKSVLDIHQRNNTGEKPFSCSECGKCFNHKSALDIHQSTHTGETPFSCSECGKCFIWKSCLDSHQRAHTGEKPFSCSECGKCFIWKTSLDIHQRAHTGENLRSLFHVQNVGNVLIRNRLLISTWELTQGRSLSPVQNVGNVLTGKRILIATREPTQGRSLFHVQNVGNVLHRNRFLISTRELTQGRSLSPVQNVGNVLTGKRILIATREPTQGRSFFMFRMWEMF